In Daucus carota subsp. sativus chromosome 4, DH1 v3.0, whole genome shotgun sequence, one DNA window encodes the following:
- the LOC108218059 gene encoding protein NODULATION SIGNALING PATHWAY 2: MAMVIDDDFHEFYFPDYCNTATTTTTTTTTTSASEDELCNWNDWSPLMDWEALSNGHDQDFNGLFESIMDDDSASLSQLQSSPELQQHPSPQPHEHSSPELMMISHDPEEITNNSEDTKGLRLVHLLMAAAEAMTGVNKSRDLARVILIRLKELVSPTQGTNMERLAAYFTQALQGLLEGTGSKNNNVLLNGPYHNRDEHQATDTLAAFQLLQDMSPYVKFGHFTANQAILEAVTNDKRIHIVDYDIMEGIQWASFMQSLVSRKDGPPGPHLRITALSRGGGGKRSITSVQETGRRLTAFAASIGQPFSFHQSKLDADESFKPSSLKLVRGEALIINCMLHLPHFSYRSPDSVVSFLSGAKTLDPRLVTLVEEEEEAEPTTDEGGFVSRFMESLHRYSALYDSLEAGFPMQGRARALVERVFLGPRIAGSLNRIYRDTEICSLSNYLCGMGFQRANISFANHCQAKLLLGLFNDGYRVEELASNKLVLGWKSRRLLSASIWTSPEQDL; this comes from the coding sequence ATGGCAATGGTTATAGACGATGATTTCCACGAATTTTACTTTCCCGATTACTGTAACACTGCTACAACTACCACTACCACAACCACCACCACGAGTGCTAGCGAAGATGAATTGTGCAATTGGAATGATTGGTCGCCTTTGATGGACTGGGAGGCCCTTTCAAATGGTCATGACCAGGACTTCAATGGCCTGTTCGAATCAATAATGGATGATGACAGTGCATCCTTGAGCCAGCTCCAGTCATCACCAGAGCTCCAGCAGCACCCCTCACCGCAGCCTCACGAGCATTCCTCACCGGAACTAATGATGATCAGTCATGATCCTGAAGAAATCACAAACAACTCTGAGGATACCAAAGGGTTGAGGCTAGTCCATCTCTTGATGGCCGCGGCTGAGGCGATGACGGGAGTGAATAAGAGCCGCGACCTGGCTCGAGTGATATTGATTCGGCTCAAGGAATTAGTCTCTCCAACACAGGGGACTAACATGGAAAGACTCGCGGCTTATTTTACGCAAGCCCTGCAGGGCTTGCTAGAAGGGACCGGGAGTAAGAATAATAATGTTCTGTTAAATGGCCCCTACCACAATCGAGACGAACATCAGGCTACAGATACACTTGCGGCATTTCAGTTGCTACAAGATATGTCGCCTTATGTCAAGTTCGGACACTTCACGGCTAATCAAGCTATTTTAGAGGCCGTGACGAATGATAAAAGGATTCATATAGTGGACTATGATATTATGGAAGGGATTCAATGGGCCTCGTTTATGCAGTCCTTGGTTTCGAGGAAAGATGGTCCCCCGGGGCCACACCTCCGGATCACGGCCTTGTCCAGGGGCggtggtggtaagaggtccattactAGTGTTCAGGAGACCGGGAGACGGTTAACAGCTTTTGCCGCTTCAATCGGCCAACCTTTTTCATTCCACCAATCTAAATTGGACGCGGATGAAAGTTTTAAACCGTCGTCTTTGAAATTGGTAAGAGGGGAGGCGCTTATAATTAATTGTATGCTACATTTGCCTCACTTTAGTTACCGATCCCCCGATTCGGTAGTTTCATTTTTATCCGGAGCCAAGACACTAGACCCAAGACTAGTGACTTTGGtcgaagaagaggaagaagccGAACCTACAACCGACGAAGGAGGATTCGTAAGTCGATTTATGGAATCACTTCACCGTTACTCGGCCTTGTACGATTCCCTTGAGGCCGGGTTTCCAATGCAAGGACGCGCTAGAGCACTGGTGGAACGGGTCTTTTTAGGACCACGAATTGCCGGATCATTAAACAGGATCTATCGCGACACGGAAATATGTTCATTAAGCAATTATTTGTGCGGAATGGGATTTCAAAGAGCTAACATAAGCTTTGCGAACCACTGTCAAGCAAAACTCTTGTTAGGACTCTTCAATGATGGCTACAGAGTCGAGGAATTGGCAAGCAATAAGCTTGTTTTGGGATGGAAATCGCGGAGGCTTCTCTCAGCTTCTATCTGGACCTCTCCTGAACAGGATTTGTGA